A part of Catenulispora sp. MAP5-51 genomic DNA contains:
- a CDS encoding protein kinase, whose protein sequence is MWGEGTVLAGRYQLRQRIGGGSMGDVWRALDTVLGREVAVKILLPALLDDAGFAARFHTEARVLAALSHPGIVSVFDYGEADDPRTAFLVMELIAGRPLSDLLDESAPLSEATTLTIVAQTLEALQAAHDRGIVHRDVKPANLMLRGGSVVVTDFGVARTADARRLTAADVVLGTAVYAAPEQARHTAVTAAADQYAVGVIAYECLTGSPPFDGGTPLGIMMKHLQEPVPPLPDTVSAPVRDLVMRALAKDPAERFASAREMAETARRLAARSESLTRIGTPQDSFQTGVDVAAVEAAAAIAEAARGDGDFLSFTVVPRDDAEEAEAAGDAEADGEVPGAAGAAGGTGDGGAAKAGTGAGIGIGIGIGAEGSPAWASYAIRPQAEGTDWASFTVRGPADGTEPLPSGETTADVEPPAEPEPKAEERAGAGRVVPQDSFMAGVDRDAEGLPAQQSAPATEVGKPARAGFGARWRKRNATEQKEQQGQKEQQEARTIGEPESTGRQAAAAEPTGQQAAAAELTGQQAAAAEPTEQQAIATEPSDQHAIAAEPTDSSAPGEALDAGAAPEPESEPEPELEPDSEAEPDPTPAPAPAPDPDPDLPPRIAAGHAMPLNSFNAGVDLDPVEEAPAGRVVPQDSFTVGVVPESGGSGDSGDSDRSGGPGSFTIVGPAGAEEASGPREAGPGRRRAIVLAAVGVAAVVAIAVAYPLAHGGSHASAASGAPVGVASATSASGGVSTSDVSVTSVVSETSTIVVTSASSVHGKPVATSAAPPASVGGKPVPTSGSGSALTSRPPVSATSSAAVPPPTTPSSPAVPHKSGYITNVGDGDAIDVFGNSSGSPLFADGSSLTVEPQAGRAGQSFQATALTSNGQAVYEFGDGLNTSQLIDATGGKVTLSHCSCGSVFQMWWLSQDSSTPSGAFYINSQGAAGQCLTDSGQTNALALKPCVAGDKAQEWFLP, encoded by the coding sequence ATGTGGGGTGAGGGAACCGTCCTGGCCGGCCGGTACCAGCTGCGCCAGCGGATCGGCGGCGGCTCGATGGGCGACGTCTGGCGCGCTCTGGACACGGTGCTCGGCCGCGAGGTGGCGGTCAAGATCCTGCTGCCGGCGCTGCTCGACGACGCCGGCTTCGCCGCGCGCTTCCACACCGAGGCCCGGGTCCTGGCCGCGCTGAGCCACCCCGGCATCGTCTCGGTCTTCGACTACGGCGAGGCCGACGACCCGCGCACGGCCTTCCTGGTGATGGAGCTCATCGCCGGCCGCCCGCTGTCGGACCTGCTGGACGAGAGCGCCCCGCTGTCCGAGGCCACCACCCTGACCATCGTCGCCCAGACCCTGGAGGCCCTCCAGGCGGCGCACGACCGCGGAATCGTCCACCGCGACGTGAAACCGGCCAACCTGATGCTCCGCGGCGGCAGTGTGGTCGTGACCGACTTCGGCGTCGCCCGCACCGCCGACGCCCGCCGCCTCACCGCGGCCGACGTGGTCCTCGGCACCGCCGTCTACGCAGCCCCCGAACAGGCCCGCCACACAGCCGTCACGGCGGCGGCGGACCAGTACGCGGTCGGCGTGATCGCCTACGAATGCCTGACCGGCTCCCCGCCCTTCGACGGCGGCACCCCCCTCGGCATCATGATGAAGCACCTCCAAGAACCGGTCCCCCCACTGCCCGACACCGTGTCGGCACCAGTACGCGACCTGGTGATGCGGGCCCTGGCGAAGGACCCCGCGGAACGCTTCGCGAGCGCCCGCGAAATGGCCGAGACCGCCCGCCGCCTGGCAGCGCGCAGCGAGAGCCTCACGCGGATCGGCACACCGCAGGACAGCTTCCAGACCGGCGTGGACGTCGCGGCAGTGGAGGCCGCCGCGGCGATCGCGGAGGCGGCGCGGGGGGACGGGGACTTCCTGTCGTTCACGGTGGTGCCTCGGGACGACGCGGAGGAGGCGGAGGCCGCGGGGGACGCGGAGGCCGACGGCGAGGTGCCAGGTGCTGCTGGCGCTGCTGGTGGCACTGGTGATGGCGGCGCGGCGAAGGCCGGGACCGGAGCCGGCATCGGCATCGGCATCGGCATCGGCGCTGAGGGTTCGCCGGCGTGGGCTTCGTACGCGATACGGCCGCAGGCGGAGGGGACGGACTGGGCCTCGTTCACGGTGCGCGGACCGGCGGACGGGACTGAGCCGCTGCCCTCTGGCGAGACGACGGCTGACGTCGAACCGCCGGCCGAGCCGGAGCCGAAGGCTGAGGAACGTGCCGGGGCCGGGCGGGTGGTGCCGCAGGACTCGTTCATGGCCGGTGTGGACCGGGACGCCGAAGGTCTGCCTGCTCAGCAGAGCGCGCCTGCAACCGAGGTCGGCAAGCCTGCGCGAGCTGGATTTGGCGCTCGGTGGCGCAAGCGGAATGCGACGGAGCAGAAGGAGCAGCAGGGGCAGAAGGAGCAGCAGGAGGCCCGCACAATCGGCGAGCCGGAGTCGACCGGCCGGCAGGCAGCGGCCGCAGAGCCGACCGGCCAGCAGGCAGCCGCCGCAGAGCTAACCGGCCAGCAGGCAGCCGCCGCAGAGCCGACTGAGCAGCAGGCGATTGCCACCGAGCCGAGCGATCAGCATGCGATTGCCGCAGAGCCGACCGACTCCAGCGCGCCCGGCGAAGCCCTCGATGCCGGCGCCGCCCCGGAACCCGAATCAGAACCCGAGCCGGAGCTTGAACCGGACTCGGAAGCCGAGCCGGACCCGACCCCCGCCCCCGCCCCCGCCCCGGACCCTGACCCGGACCTGCCCCCGCGCATCGCCGCCGGCCATGCCATGCCCCTGAACTCCTTCAACGCGGGCGTCGACCTGGATCCGGTCGAAGAGGCCCCGGCCGGCCGCGTCGTTCCGCAGGATTCGTTCACCGTCGGTGTCGTGCCCGAGTCCGGTGGCTCCGGCGACTCCGGTGATTCCGACCGTTCCGGCGGGCCGGGCTCCTTCACCATCGTCGGTCCGGCCGGTGCCGAGGAGGCTTCCGGGCCTCGGGAGGCCGGGCCGGGTCGGCGGCGGGCGATCGTTCTGGCCGCTGTGGGGGTCGCCGCCGTGGTGGCTATCGCTGTGGCGTATCCGCTCGCGCATGGTGGTTCGCATGCCTCGGCTGCGAGTGGTGCGCCGGTGGGTGTGGCGAGTGCGACGAGTGCTTCGGGCGGGGTCTCCACTTCTGATGTGAGTGTCACGTCGGTGGTCTCTGAGACCTCGACGATCGTTGTGACCTCGGCGTCGAGTGTGCACGGCAAGCCCGTGGCGACTTCCGCGGCGCCGCCGGCCAGTGTCGGGGGCAAGCCGGTGCCGACGAGTGGTTCCGGTTCGGCGTTGACGTCGCGGCCTCCGGTTTCGGCCACGTCCTCGGCCGCGGTCCCGCCGCCGACGACTCCGTCCTCGCCGGCCGTGCCGCACAAGTCCGGGTACATCACCAACGTCGGCGACGGCGATGCCATCGACGTCTTCGGCAACTCCTCCGGGTCGCCCCTGTTCGCCGACGGTTCCTCGCTGACCGTCGAGCCGCAGGCGGGGCGGGCCGGGCAGAGTTTCCAGGCGACCGCGCTGACGTCGAACGGGCAGGCGGTGTACGAGTTCGGCGACGGGTTGAACACCAGCCAGCTGATCGACGCGACCGGTGGCAAGGTCACCTTGTCGCACTGCTCCTGCGGGTCGGTGTTCCAGATGTGGTGGCTGTCGCAGGACTCGAGTACGCCGAGCGGTGCCTTCTACATCAACAGCCAGGGGGCTGCCGGGCAGTGTCTGACCGACAGCGGCCAGACCAACGCGTTGGCGCTGAAGCCCTGTGTGGCCGGGGACAAGGCGCAGGAGTGGTTCTTGCCCTGA
- a CDS encoding S8 family serine peptidase produces the protein MRRVGNGVSIGARSGGPARAASAGGLVAVLVAGLLAAPVGGLPSAAADDCQPSVQAVPVTAQVPWAQTSLRFGDLAPFTGSGTRVKVAVVDSGIDVAAPQLAGAVDVADSVSLVDPKTYPPTADALGHGTMVAGIIAARARAGSGVVGLAPSVVSLLSIRTYKTCESEDAPIAQGIREAVARGAKIVNVSAGSSTDSPDLAAAVRDAQAAGVLIVAAAGNLGAQQDGDPPQYPAAYPGVIAVAAVGADRAVATYSEHGAYIGLAAPGGSADAPLLGVGPADNGTLASGLGTSFAAPYVTATAALVWSRYPSLTAAQIRQRLYATADRMAAGAPDAFYGWGIVDPYAAVTSVSTPAPATTPPPASPAPLSFAAAPAQRDFTGRALAVGGGGILSAGGVAGAAWLARRRRRVMQPPVPAGKL, from the coding sequence GTGAGACGGGTGGGGAACGGCGTATCGATCGGGGCGCGCTCCGGCGGGCCGGCGCGGGCGGCGTCCGCCGGTGGCCTGGTGGCGGTGCTCGTCGCAGGGCTTTTGGCCGCGCCGGTCGGCGGCCTGCCGTCAGCCGCGGCCGACGACTGCCAGCCCTCGGTGCAGGCGGTGCCGGTGACCGCGCAGGTGCCATGGGCCCAGACCTCCTTGCGCTTCGGCGATCTGGCGCCGTTCACCGGATCCGGCACCCGCGTCAAGGTCGCGGTCGTCGACTCCGGGATCGATGTGGCGGCGCCGCAGCTGGCCGGCGCCGTCGATGTCGCGGACAGCGTCTCGCTCGTCGATCCCAAGACCTATCCGCCGACCGCCGACGCGCTCGGGCACGGGACCATGGTCGCCGGGATCATCGCCGCGCGGGCCCGGGCCGGGTCCGGGGTGGTGGGGCTGGCGCCTTCGGTGGTCAGTCTGCTGTCGATCCGGACCTACAAGACCTGTGAGAGCGAGGACGCGCCGATCGCCCAGGGGATCCGGGAGGCGGTGGCGCGGGGCGCGAAGATCGTCAACGTGTCGGCGGGGAGTTCCACGGACTCGCCCGATCTGGCCGCGGCGGTGCGCGACGCGCAGGCCGCGGGGGTGCTGATCGTCGCGGCGGCCGGGAACCTCGGGGCGCAGCAGGACGGCGACCCGCCGCAGTACCCGGCCGCGTATCCGGGGGTGATCGCGGTCGCGGCGGTCGGGGCGGACCGGGCGGTGGCGACGTACTCCGAGCACGGCGCGTACATCGGCCTGGCCGCTCCGGGCGGGTCGGCGGACGCTCCGCTGCTCGGCGTCGGACCGGCCGACAACGGGACGCTGGCCTCGGGGCTGGGGACGTCGTTCGCAGCGCCTTACGTCACCGCCACCGCCGCTCTGGTCTGGAGCCGCTACCCGTCGCTGACCGCCGCGCAGATACGGCAGCGGCTGTACGCGACCGCCGACCGGATGGCCGCCGGGGCGCCGGATGCGTTCTACGGATGGGGCATCGTCGACCCCTACGCGGCAGTGACTTCCGTCTCAACACCGGCGCCGGCAACGACTCCGCCTCCTGCTTCTCCAGCTCCGCTCTCGTTCGCAGCGGCACCGGCACAGAGGGATTTCACCGGGCGGGCTTTGGCTGTTGGCGGAGGCGGGATACTGTCCGCCGGGGGAGTCGCCGGGGCTGCGTGGTTGGCTCGGCGCCGAAGGCGTGTCATGCAGCCGCCGGTCCCTGCTGGAAAACTCTGA
- the eccCa gene encoding type VII secretion protein EccCa, with protein sequence MSIREFRPVPRRPAPQFPQGEIAFQEPPAIPEPVSGGLGQAMMAVPMAASSGAMAMMFLQPGAKPTNYLAGGMMAVSSLGMVGMQVGRGGGDKKAKLSGDRRDYLRHLDQNRRQVRKHIDAQIKALTWRHPDPAALWSVAMSGRLWERGPADRDFAEVRLATGPMALAVRMAPPQTKPIEDLDPVSANALRRFLQAYKTIPDLPIAANLRAFSRVAFDGDGPAARAVARALLTQLAVMHSPEDLRIAVHCGDTTRERWEWVKWLPHALHASEVDAVGRVRLISDSFADLERLLDPGDFRERGPHDPAAAPSAREPFTVILLDGGELPADHRALRSGYRNAVLLDLTGAAVGPDAPVATLRLRATREGADAVLAAVTSDRAGSEDVNPLGRAATLSTAESSAVARILAPLRVSGTGDSGGRGTGDISFTGLLGIRDARGLDPAQTWQPRPNRERLRVPLGLTEQGLPAELDIKEAAQGGTGPHGMIIGATGSGKSELLRTLVLAMAVRNDPEILNFVLVDFKGGATFLGLDKLPHTSAVITNLADELPLVKRMYTALHGEMVRRQELLRAAGNYASLRDYEAARNSGVPLAPLPSLFLVVDEFSELLAAHSEFLELFVMIGRLGRSLGVHLLLASQRLDEGRIHALEGHLSYRVGLRTFSVAESRAVLGVGDAYDLPSTPGHGFLRCGTDPLIRFRAGYVSAPYVPPKAGEETEDSGRYHVIRYRSSYLAPRVAPQAEAAEAEAEEEFTSPPVSETTLQVLAGRMQGQGRPAHRIWLPPLSTPPTLDALLPEAVAALTGGLPNPDPRATNYGSLALSGAAGPARGVNGPDDTLLAVLGVTDRPFEQRHDPLVADLAGAAGHVAVVGAPLSGKSTMLRTLISSLSLRYTPRDAQFYCLDFGGGGLTGLSDLPQVGGVAGRLDGEKVTRTVAEVSMLLAEREQAFAARGIGSMAEYRRRRRSGEFPDDPFGDVFLVIDGWFTFHQDYERLEPSIQDIAARGLGFGVHLVITAARWTEVRPWLRDLIGTRLELRLGDPIDSEVNAALAKEVPAVPGRGLTSGRLHFLTALPRIDGDPDAATLGEGTRDLVRYVTKAHPGQAAPPVRMLPTLLPAARLAQPDSRSAVALGWDETRLQPVLHEFAATPHLMVFGENESGKTNLLRLVAKAVTERAEAKEVRVLLADTRRRLHDAVPPSKQLGYAVTASALEDLLKEITPVLLQRVPGPDVEPARLRLRDWWSGPELYVVVDDYDLMIGSRGTPLAPLLELLPQSAEIGLHLVLARSTAGAARGMNDPVLRRLWELSTPGLLLSCSKDEGVFLGDARPMRLPAGRAQLVSRRTGTMVLQTAWAGEDVA encoded by the coding sequence TTGAGCATCCGAGAATTCCGGCCGGTGCCGCGCCGCCCCGCCCCGCAGTTCCCTCAAGGAGAGATCGCTTTCCAGGAACCCCCGGCGATCCCGGAGCCGGTGTCCGGAGGCCTTGGACAAGCGATGATGGCTGTACCGATGGCGGCCAGCAGCGGCGCCATGGCGATGATGTTCCTGCAGCCGGGCGCGAAGCCCACCAACTATCTGGCCGGCGGCATGATGGCGGTGTCCTCCCTGGGCATGGTAGGCATGCAGGTTGGCCGCGGCGGCGGGGACAAGAAGGCCAAGCTGTCCGGGGACCGCCGTGACTACCTCCGGCACCTGGACCAGAACCGGCGCCAGGTCCGCAAGCACATCGACGCCCAGATCAAGGCCCTCACCTGGCGGCACCCGGACCCGGCAGCGCTGTGGTCGGTGGCGATGAGCGGCCGGCTCTGGGAGCGCGGCCCGGCCGACCGGGACTTCGCCGAGGTGCGCCTGGCCACCGGGCCGATGGCGCTGGCGGTGAGGATGGCGCCGCCGCAGACCAAGCCGATCGAGGACCTGGACCCGGTGTCGGCGAACGCGCTGCGCCGGTTCCTGCAGGCCTACAAGACCATCCCGGACCTGCCGATCGCGGCGAACCTGCGGGCGTTCTCGCGGGTGGCCTTCGACGGCGACGGACCGGCGGCCCGGGCCGTGGCGCGTGCGTTGCTGACCCAGCTCGCGGTCATGCACAGTCCCGAGGACCTGCGGATCGCCGTGCACTGCGGCGACACCACGCGCGAGCGCTGGGAGTGGGTCAAGTGGCTGCCGCACGCGCTGCACGCCTCGGAGGTCGACGCGGTCGGCCGGGTGCGGCTGATCAGCGACAGCTTCGCGGACCTGGAGCGGCTGCTGGATCCGGGCGACTTCCGCGAGCGCGGGCCGCATGATCCGGCGGCGGCGCCGAGCGCGCGCGAGCCGTTCACCGTGATCCTGCTGGACGGCGGCGAGCTGCCGGCCGACCACCGCGCGCTGCGCAGCGGGTACCGCAACGCCGTGCTGTTGGATCTGACCGGCGCGGCCGTCGGGCCGGACGCCCCGGTGGCGACGCTGCGGCTGCGCGCGACCCGCGAGGGCGCCGACGCCGTGCTGGCCGCCGTGACCTCGGACCGGGCCGGCAGCGAGGACGTCAACCCGCTGGGACGCGCGGCGACGCTGAGCACCGCGGAATCCTCGGCCGTGGCGCGGATTCTGGCCCCGCTGCGGGTGAGCGGCACCGGGGATTCCGGCGGCCGCGGCACCGGCGACATCTCCTTCACCGGCCTGCTCGGCATTCGCGACGCGCGCGGCCTGGACCCGGCGCAGACCTGGCAGCCGCGCCCGAACCGGGAGCGGCTGCGGGTCCCGCTCGGCCTGACCGAGCAGGGGCTGCCCGCCGAGCTGGACATCAAGGAGGCCGCGCAGGGCGGCACCGGTCCGCACGGCATGATCATCGGCGCCACCGGCTCCGGCAAGAGCGAGCTGCTGCGCACCCTGGTGCTGGCGATGGCGGTCCGCAACGACCCCGAGATCCTGAACTTCGTCCTGGTCGACTTCAAGGGCGGCGCGACGTTCCTCGGGCTGGACAAGCTGCCGCACACCTCGGCCGTCATCACCAACCTGGCCGACGAGCTGCCGCTGGTGAAGCGCATGTACACGGCGCTGCACGGGGAGATGGTGCGGCGGCAGGAGCTGCTGCGCGCCGCCGGGAACTACGCCTCGCTGCGCGATTACGAGGCGGCCCGCAACTCCGGGGTGCCGCTGGCGCCGCTGCCGTCGCTGTTCCTGGTCGTCGACGAGTTCAGCGAACTGCTCGCGGCGCACTCGGAGTTCCTGGAGCTGTTCGTGATGATCGGCCGGCTGGGGCGCTCGCTCGGCGTGCACCTGCTGCTGGCGTCGCAGAGGCTTGACGAGGGCCGCATCCACGCGCTGGAGGGCCACCTGTCCTACCGCGTCGGTCTGCGGACGTTCTCGGTGGCCGAGTCCCGGGCGGTGCTCGGCGTCGGCGACGCCTACGACCTGCCGTCGACGCCGGGGCACGGCTTCCTGCGCTGCGGGACCGATCCGCTGATCCGGTTCCGCGCGGGGTACGTCTCGGCGCCGTACGTCCCGCCGAAGGCCGGCGAGGAGACCGAGGACTCGGGGCGCTACCACGTGATCCGGTATCGCTCGTCGTACCTGGCGCCGCGGGTCGCCCCGCAGGCCGAGGCGGCGGAGGCCGAGGCCGAGGAGGAGTTCACCAGCCCCCCGGTTTCCGAGACCACGCTTCAGGTCCTGGCCGGCCGGATGCAGGGGCAGGGCCGGCCGGCGCACCGCATCTGGCTGCCGCCGCTGTCCACGCCGCCGACCCTGGACGCGCTGCTGCCGGAGGCGGTCGCGGCGCTGACCGGCGGGCTGCCGAACCCGGACCCGCGGGCGACGAACTACGGCTCGCTGGCGCTGTCCGGCGCGGCCGGTCCCGCGCGCGGCGTGAACGGGCCCGACGACACCCTGCTGGCCGTGCTCGGCGTCACCGACCGGCCCTTCGAGCAGCGGCACGATCCGCTGGTCGCGGACCTGGCCGGGGCGGCGGGCCACGTCGCGGTGGTCGGGGCGCCGCTGTCCGGCAAGTCGACGATGCTGCGGACCCTGATCAGCTCCCTGAGCCTGCGCTACACCCCGCGCGACGCGCAGTTCTACTGCCTGGACTTCGGCGGCGGCGGGCTCACCGGGCTGTCGGACCTGCCGCAGGTCGGGGGCGTCGCCGGCCGGCTGGACGGGGAGAAGGTGACGCGGACCGTCGCCGAGGTCTCGATGCTGCTGGCCGAGCGCGAGCAGGCGTTCGCCGCGCGGGGGATCGGGTCGATGGCGGAGTACCGGCGGCGCCGGCGTTCCGGGGAGTTCCCGGACGACCCGTTCGGCGATGTCTTTCTGGTCATCGACGGCTGGTTCACCTTCCACCAGGACTACGAACGGCTGGAACCCTCCATCCAGGACATCGCCGCGCGCGGGCTCGGCTTCGGCGTGCACCTGGTGATCACCGCGGCGCGCTGGACCGAGGTGCGGCCCTGGCTGCGCGACCTCATCGGGACCCGGCTGGAGCTGCGCCTGGGCGACCCGATCGACTCGGAGGTGAACGCCGCGCTGGCCAAGGAGGTGCCGGCGGTGCCGGGCCGCGGCCTGACCAGCGGGCGCCTGCACTTCCTGACCGCGCTGCCGCGCATCGACGGCGATCCGGACGCCGCGACCCTCGGCGAGGGCACGCGCGACCTGGTGCGGTACGTCACCAAGGCCCACCCCGGACAGGCCGCGCCGCCGGTGCGGATGCTGCCGACCCTGCTGCCCGCCGCGCGGCTGGCGCAGCCGGACTCCCGCTCGGCGGTGGCGCTGGGCTGGGACGAGACGCGGCTGCAGCCGGTGCTGCACGAGTTCGCCGCCACGCCGCACCTGATGGTGTTCGGCGAGAACGAGAGCGGGAAGACGAACCTGCTGCGGCTGGTCGCCAAGGCCGTGACCGAGCGCGCCGAGGCGAAGGAGGTCAGGGTCCTGCTGGCGGACACCCGCCGCCGCCTGCACGACGCGGTGCCGCCGTCGAAGCAGCTCGGCTACGCGGTGACCGCGAGCGCGCTGGAGGACCTGCTGAAGGAGATCACGCCGGTCCTGCTGCAACGCGTGCCGGGCCCGGACGTCGAGCCGGCGCGGCTGCGGCTGCGGGACTGGTGGAGCGGCCCGGAGCTGTACGTGGTGGTGGACGACTACGACCTGATGATCGGCAGCCGCGGCACGCCGCTGGCCCCGCTGCTGGAACTGCTGCCGCAGTCCGCGGAGATCGGCCTGCACCTGGTGCTGGCCCGCTCCACGGCCGGCGCGGCCCGGGGCATGAACGACCCGGTGCTGCGGCGGCTGTGGGAGCTGAGCACGCCGGGACTGCTGCTGTCGTGCAGCAAGGACGAGGGCGTGTTCCTCGGCGACGCGCGGCCGATGCGGCTGCCGGCGGGGCGGGCGCAGTTGGTCAGTCGGCGGACCGGGACGATGGTGCTGCAGACGGCTTGGGCCGGCGAGGACGTGGCGTGA
- the eccD gene encoding type VII secretion integral membrane protein EccD, which yields MSIRATLPEADLCRLSIATPANVLELALPTAVPLADFLPAILSFAGPELADAGLAHDGWVLQRVGGAPLPAARTLAELQILDGETLYLRPRRATAPTAVFDDAVDGLATAVREREDRLREGAGRWAGPVLGTVALAAGAAGVAAGSGPVGQRAGIAGAVAVLVLIASAVAGRVMAARPTATALGVAAVGWAALGGWLAADTFAHSMTHPESASALWAGAAALLASAGAAAAVGGSVDTAGHLAAAPRRSQTGTAVLDEPVADASGLEPFATTAVVAFGTVVAGALGVGLNRALTQTTVLSAVIGLAFVLAVPRLAFRLAGQRLPALPATAERIQVDLPARGQADLWATSARVDRIMAALLLGSGLLAVGGATPAAGHGVLGALAAADLGVAFLLRARVFARTALRLLMQSIGMLVLAGAAWRASATGHTHTGTVGVTAGIAVATLLIGLIAASVGPRQASDDPPYAARAADICEYFVLIALVPLALGVLGAFGWARGLAG from the coding sequence TTGAGCATCCGAGCCACGCTGCCAGAGGCCGACTTGTGTCGGCTCTCCATCGCGACCCCTGCCAACGTGCTGGAACTCGCGCTGCCCACCGCGGTCCCCCTGGCGGACTTCCTACCAGCAATCTTGAGCTTCGCCGGTCCCGAGCTGGCCGACGCCGGCCTGGCCCACGACGGCTGGGTGCTCCAGCGTGTCGGCGGCGCCCCGCTGCCGGCCGCCCGCACCCTGGCCGAGCTGCAGATCCTCGACGGCGAGACGCTCTACCTGCGGCCGCGCCGCGCCACCGCGCCGACCGCCGTCTTCGACGACGCCGTGGACGGCCTGGCGACCGCGGTGCGCGAACGCGAGGACCGGCTGCGCGAGGGTGCCGGCCGCTGGGCCGGACCGGTACTCGGCACGGTGGCGCTGGCCGCCGGGGCGGCGGGTGTGGCGGCCGGCTCCGGCCCGGTCGGGCAACGCGCCGGGATCGCCGGCGCGGTGGCCGTCCTGGTCCTGATCGCCTCGGCGGTCGCCGGCCGCGTGATGGCCGCGCGGCCGACCGCCACCGCGCTCGGCGTCGCCGCCGTCGGCTGGGCCGCGCTCGGCGGCTGGCTCGCGGCGGACACCTTCGCGCACTCGATGACGCACCCGGAATCGGCGTCCGCGCTGTGGGCCGGGGCGGCGGCGCTGCTGGCCTCCGCCGGCGCCGCCGCGGCGGTCGGCGGATCGGTCGACACCGCCGGGCACTTGGCGGCCGCGCCGCGCCGGTCGCAGACCGGGACCGCCGTCCTGGACGAGCCGGTGGCCGACGCCAGCGGCCTGGAACCCTTCGCCACCACGGCGGTCGTCGCGTTCGGCACGGTCGTGGCCGGGGCACTCGGCGTCGGCCTGAACCGCGCGCTGACCCAGACCACGGTGCTCTCGGCCGTGATCGGGCTCGCATTCGTCCTCGCGGTACCCCGGCTCGCGTTCCGCCTTGCCGGACAACGGCTTCCGGCCTTGCCCGCCACGGCCGAGCGGATCCAGGTCGACCTGCCGGCCCGCGGCCAGGCGGACCTGTGGGCGACCTCGGCGCGCGTCGATCGGATCATGGCGGCCCTGCTGCTCGGCAGCGGACTGCTCGCGGTCGGCGGGGCGACCCCGGCCGCCGGGCACGGGGTGCTCGGCGCCCTGGCCGCCGCCGACCTGGGCGTGGCCTTCCTGTTGCGGGCCCGCGTGTTCGCCCGCACCGCTCTCAGGCTGCTGATGCAGAGCATCGGGATGCTCGTGCTGGCCGGCGCCGCCTGGCGCGCGTCCGCCACCGGGCACACCCACACCGGCACCGTCGGCGTCACCGCCGGGATCGCCGTCGCCACGCTGCTGATCGGGCTCATCGCGGCCTCGGTCGGGCCCCGGCAGGCCAGCGACGACCCGCCGTACGCGGCGCGCGCCGCCGACATCTGCGAGTACTTCGTGCTGATCGCGCTGGTACCGCTGGCGCTCGGGGTGCTAGGCGCCTTCGGCTGGGCGCGCGGACTGGCGGGCTGA